A genomic window from Deltaproteobacteria bacterium includes:
- a CDS encoding SGNH/GDSL hydrolase family protein, translating to MPAELLYLALGDSTAVGIGAPSGGGYPERLAAKLRGAFPTLKLVNLGGSGATTSDVIEIQLPRALRTRPRLVTIGIGINDVGLQRPDDAFAVNLEEIVVPLRKLAAPIVIANMPDLALSPAVARMVERSFYERRIELFNEHVTATAARHKLSLVDLYDWSRHALPGHPELFSPDGFHPSALGYDVWAERMFPAALALLREMIPLSA from the coding sequence GTGCCGGCGGAACTCCTCTATCTGGCGCTCGGCGACTCCACGGCGGTCGGGATCGGCGCGCCGAGCGGCGGCGGCTATCCGGAACGACTCGCGGCGAAGCTCCGCGGAGCGTTTCCGACGCTGAAGCTCGTCAACCTCGGCGGCAGCGGCGCCACGACCTCCGACGTGATCGAGATCCAACTGCCGCGCGCGCTGCGTACCCGGCCCCGCCTGGTGACCATCGGGATCGGGATCAACGATGTAGGCCTGCAGCGTCCCGACGATGCCTTCGCGGTGAACCTGGAAGAGATTGTAGTGCCGTTGCGGAAGCTTGCCGCCCCCATCGTCATCGCGAACATGCCGGATCTTGCGCTTTCGCCTGCGGTGGCGCGGATGGTGGAGCGTTCGTTCTACGAGCGCCGCATCGAGCTGTTCAACGAGCACGTCACGGCCACGGCGGCGCGGCACAAATTGTCGCTGGTCGATCTGTACGACTGGAGCCGCCACGCCCTCCCCGGGCACCCGGAGCTCTTCTCGCCGGACGGTTTCCACCCCAGCGCCCTCGGCTACGATGTGTGGGCGGAGCGGATGTTCCCCGCCGCCCTCGCACTGTTGCGCGAAATGATCCCCCTTTCGGCCTGA
- a CDS encoding aldo/keto reductase codes for MLGSFMLPGRATAEGTARFREDADSASGHFREAEGLSVSSLGIGTYLGRDDAKTDALYAASVRRSIQLGLNVVDTAINYRNQRSERAVGAALRESGQQRDGVVLCTKGGYLAFDGGRPHDARAYVEETFLRSGILEADDIVAGCHSLAPRFLQDQIDRSRRNLGVECIDVYYLHNPETQLGEVPRPEFLRRLRVAFQALERACADGRIGWYGTATWNGYRVESDDEEHLSLAEVLAAARDVAGDRHRFRAVQLPFNVEMDEAATLRNQDGSTFLEAAQASRLMVFASASVLQGRLTHELPQAVRDALAGVETDAQRALQFARSTKGITCALVGMKTPAHVDENAALAGVEPLSL; via the coding sequence ATGCTGGGTTCGTTCATGCTCCCCGGGCGAGCGACAGCCGAAGGCACGGCGCGGTTCCGCGAGGACGCGGATTCGGCGTCAGGGCACTTCCGCGAAGCGGAAGGGCTGTCGGTGTCGTCGCTGGGTATCGGCACGTATCTGGGCCGCGACGACGCGAAGACCGACGCGCTCTACGCCGCCTCCGTCCGCCGCTCGATCCAGCTCGGCCTCAATGTCGTCGACACGGCGATCAACTATCGCAACCAGCGCAGCGAGCGCGCAGTCGGGGCGGCCCTGCGCGAGAGTGGGCAGCAGCGCGACGGGGTCGTGCTCTGCACCAAGGGCGGCTACCTCGCCTTCGACGGCGGGCGCCCGCACGATGCGCGTGCGTACGTCGAGGAGACGTTCCTCCGCAGCGGCATTCTGGAGGCTGACGACATCGTCGCCGGCTGCCACTCGCTGGCGCCACGTTTTCTCCAGGACCAGATCGACCGCAGCCGCCGCAACCTCGGTGTCGAATGCATCGACGTCTACTACCTGCACAATCCCGAGACGCAGCTCGGCGAAGTGCCTCGCCCCGAATTCCTGCGCCGGCTCCGCGTTGCATTCCAGGCGCTGGAGCGCGCGTGTGCCGACGGGCGCATCGGCTGGTACGGGACCGCGACCTGGAATGGCTACCGGGTCGAATCCGACGACGAGGAGCACCTCTCGCTCGCGGAAGTCCTCGCCGCCGCCCGCGACGTCGCCGGCGATCGGCACCGCTTCCGCGCCGTCCAGCTACCGTTCAACGTCGAAATGGACGAGGCCGCCACCTTGCGCAACCAGGACGGCTCGACCTTCCTCGAGGCCGCGCAGGCATCGCGGCTGATGGTGTTCGCTTCCGCGAGCGTGCTGCAAGGGCGGCTCACGCACGAGCTTCCCCAGGCGGTCCGCGATGCGCTGGCGGGCGTGGAAACGGACGCGCAGCGGGCCCTGCAGTTCGCCCGCAGCACGAAGGGGATCACCTGCGCGCTGGTCGGGATGAAAACGCCGGCTCATGTGGACGAGAACGCGGCGCTGGCAGGCGTCGAGCCGCTTTCGCTGTAG